The proteins below come from a single Mya arenaria isolate MELC-2E11 chromosome 6, ASM2691426v1 genomic window:
- the LOC128237963 gene encoding PR domain zinc finger protein 13-like, which produces MDVADIILVAGSAIPAGASCAPLNSHFRFARTDEFASLDRKRYIEIVYVNGQMHSNDVSDSQWPLLLRPARDMFETNVQLCLSRDHNLHVRACRDIQQGEEIVCWYEAGLALKLEVPYLTAANIIGCEEYCCTVCEKSFRFPNFLKLHLMDGCKKSSSGSIVPGPPQGITYSGNGFETPGQPSKPLENELCTQVNLGSSSCHDVRRNLSKEWAAPKFTTKDRCFHIDHSKPAANLHSADTICEGDFEVYKRHKSEINSEDMNIEPLEILKRTFLNISTKDGHLCVYCGKVYSRKYGLKIHLRTHTGYKPLKCRHCLRPFGDPSNLNKHIRLHMRTTGSYRCNICGAMHVRRRDLSRHFRSRHPGYNEKDAV; this is translated from the exons atggatgttGCGGACATTATTCTAGTCGCCGGATCTGCCATTCCCGCGGGTGCCTCCTGCGCGCCCCTTAATAGTCATTTCCGGTTTGCACGGACGGATGAATTCGCTTCACTGGACAGAAAACGATATATTGAG ATAGTGTACGTAAATGGCCAAATGCACTCAAATGACGTGTCGGACAGCCAATGGCCGTTGTTGCTACGTCCAGCACGTGACATGTTCGAGACCAACGTGCAGTTGTGCTTATCACGTGACCACAACTTGCACGTGCGTGCGTGCAGGGATATTCAGCAAGGGGAGGAAATCGTCTGCTGGTATGAGGCAGGGCTGGCGCTCAAACTGGAAGTCCCCTATCTGACCGCCGCCAATATTATAG GATGTGAAGAGTACTGTTGCACAGTTTGCGAGAAGTCCTTCCGATTCCCAAATTTCCTTAAGCTTCATCTGATGGACGGTTGTAAAAAATCCTCTTCCGGCTCCATTGTTCCAGGACCGCCTCAGGGCATCACTTATAGCGGAAATGGTTTTGAGACGCCGGGTCAGCCATCCAAACCACTCGAAAATGAACTGTGCACACAAGTTAATCTAGGCTCGAGTTCTTGTCATGATGTTAGACGGAATTTGTCCAAGGAATGGGCGGCACCTAAATTTACAACAAAGGATAGATGTTTTCATATTGATCATTCAAAACCTGCTGCCAATTTGCATTCAGCAGATACTATTTGTGAAGGAGACTTTGAAGTTTACAAGAGGCATAAAAGCGAAATCAATTCCGAAGATATGAACATTGAGCCCTTAGAAATtttgaaaagaacatttttgaatatttcaacTAAAGATGGCCACCTTTGTGTATACTGCGGAAAGGTTTACTCCAGGAAGTATGGACTCAAAATACACCTGCGCACGCACACAGGATATAAGCCGCTAAAATGTCGCCACTGTCTGCGACCCTTTGGTGATCCAAGTAACTTGAACAAACACATCCGCTTGCACATGCGTACAACAGGTTCTTACCGATGCAACATTTGCGGGGCAATGCATGTGCGCAGGCGCGACTTATCACGTCATTTCCGGTCAAGACATCCCGGGTATAATGAAAAGGATGCAGTTTGA